The nucleotide window CGCCAGGCGGTGCTGACAATCGGACTTTTGCGGGCCGGCCTGGTTTTTTTGCTCAAGAGCGACCCCATCCTCTTCGGGCAAGTAGATATCCGAGCCGAACCAGGGCACGACTCCGGCAAAAGGCGTTCCGCAACGAGCCGTGATCATCTCCAGACCGGGAGTGAGCAGCGCGGCGTCACCACGAAATTTATTGACAATAAATGCCTTGATCAGATCCCGTTCCGCCGGTTCGAGTAAGGCCAGGGTTCCGAGCAGGGCGGCGAAAACTCCTCCCTTGTCGATATCGCCGATCAACAGAACGGGGGCGTTGACCCGCAGGGCCAGGCCCATGTTGACAATATCCTGGTCGCGCAGATTGATTTCCGCCGGGCTGCCGGCGCCCTCGATAATCACCAGTTCATACTCCCGGCGCAGCCGGGCGAGACTCGCGGCCACCGCCTGCCAGGCCGTTTCCTTATAAGCATGGTACACCGCCGCCGACATATTGCCCACCACCCGGCCGTGAATAATAACCTGGGCCCCGACATCGCTGTTGGGCTTGATCAGAACCGGGTTCATATCGACATGAGGCTCAAGACCGCAGGCCTCGGCCTGAACCGCCTGGGCTCGCCCGATTTCACCTCCCTGCGGGGTAATGAATGAATTCAGGGCCATATTCTGGGCTTTAAAAGGCGCGACCCTGAAACCACGTTGCCGATAAAGACGACAGAGACCGGCAACCAAGGCGCTTTTCCCGACGCTTGAGCCGGTTCCCTGCAACATCAACAGCTTAGCTGACATATAGATTTCCGTTATTTTTCATTCTCTCCAATCAGATAGATCGGACAGGTGAGACGATATTTACAGGTCTCTTTGAGGTGTTTACAGGCAAGTCCTTCCCGAACCTCCAGAAGATCCCCATATTTTTCACAGACCAGATAACTGCGATCCGTGATCCCTTGTTCTTCATTGGCTTTTTTTTCATCAATCATAAGACGCTCGTAAAAAATCAGGGTTACCGGGCAAGAGCCGGTCCTCGTAGAGATTCAGACCACCGACCTGAAAAACGATCAGGGATGGATAAACCCGGCCAGGCGGACAAGACCGTCGACAATGCGGGGTGAGGGGCGATCCACCATGTCTGAATCAATGACATAAATCGCCCCGTTGCGCACGGCGGGAATCGTACTCCAGCGCAGCCAGCTCTGGCGAAAGCGCTGATAATTGGTATTGGGCGACATCGAAGAAATAATGATGACTTCGGGAGCGTCGACAATCACCTTTTCAAACGCGTACACCGGATAACGCACCGGGTTTGCGGCGGTCACCAGAATGCCGCCGGCTCGATGTATCAGGTCGGCGGCAAAGGTCGTGTGATTGACCGTGACAATTGGATCAACCCCGACCTGATAAAAAACCCGCTTGCGCGGCCGACCGGCAACCCGCCGTTCAACCTCGGCGACCTTTCTTTTCATTTGCAGAATGATTTCCTGAGCCCGAGGCAGGGTTCCGGTAATTTCGCCCAGATTACTGATCGAGCGGTAG belongs to Pseudomonadota bacterium and includes:
- a CDS encoding cobyric acid synthase, which gives rise to MSAKLLMLQGTGSSVGKSALVAGLCRLYRQRGFRVAPFKAQNMALNSFITPQGGEIGRAQAVQAEACGLEPHVDMNPVLIKPNSDVGAQVIIHGRVVGNMSAAVYHAYKETAWQAVAASLARLRREYELVIIEGAGSPAEINLRDQDIVNMGLALRVNAPVLLIGDIDKGGVFAALLGTLALLEPAERDLIKAFIVNKFRGDAALLTPGLEMITARCGTPFAGVVPWFGSDIYLPEEDGVALEQKNQAGPQKSDCQHRLAIAVIRLPHISNFTDFDPLRHEAGVFLRYLEPHESLVGFHLVILPGSKNTIADLQALTQVDFSRRLRAFAAAGGAVVGICGGYQMLGRSLRDPQMVESGCGEVEGFGLLPIVTEMFPEKVTVQCRARVCSAFLGDGLEVSGYEIHQGRTEAVAEAETLLAVSEKGGRRYSDGHVAAQGLIWGSYMHGIFDDDAFRGAYLAWLQSHFLPAENGCSGASPAAISYRQRKEQGLDALAEHLQQSLDLRMIDGFAGF
- a CDS encoding cobalamin-binding protein produces the protein MAVFFRVCRSVLWVFLLLSLPFVAAARTVTDESGTQVELPDEARRLLPLTPGLAEILFALGLDERIVGVTEFVSHPPAAREKPKIGSFYNPSLEKILALAPDLVLAGSEHQDDKVCAALEKFSIPVYRSHPVDLNSIYRSISNLGEITGTLPRAQEIILQMKRKVAEVERRVAGRPRKRVFYQVGVDPIVTVNHTTFAADLIHRAGGILVTAANPVRYPVYAFEKVIVDAPEVIIISSMSPNTNYQRFRQSWLRWSTIPAVRNGAIYVIDSDMVDRPSPRIVDGLVRLAGFIHP